A genomic window from Silene latifolia isolate original U9 population chromosome Y, ASM4854445v1, whole genome shotgun sequence includes:
- the LOC141631133 gene encoding uncharacterized protein LOC141631133 encodes MYPEARELTYAQFPTKYVWKDGWIRRSKGNNIGKIAYVHPTAGERYYLRLLLNIVKGPTSFDDLKRINEVVYPSYKEACYAYGLLSNDKEWHEALNEANRWAMPSQLRELLVTLILFCEVTDVKTLWENSYSMLSDDIERNKRRAFNHPTLVLQEDVKRSYTLIEIDKVLMRYGKSLKDIKEMPLPSFDDLKGVENKLVREEQMYDHEQLHQEWSGKVHQLNTEQLHVYEEVVDAAYHNKGGVMFLYGHGGTGKTFLYSRLGKFIVEGKIITGSKVGQKVIIPRIVMTSLDTKIPFILKRRQYSLRPCYAMTINKSQGQSLDYVGVYLPKPVFSHGQLYVAASRTTLPEVLRFYIDDMDQMYPGDTRNIVYKEVFTNLPN; translated from the coding sequence ATGTATCCAGAAGCAAGAGAGCTTACATATGCACAATTCCCTACTAAATATGTATGGAAGGACGGATGGATAAGGCGATCAAAAGGCAACAACATAGGCAAGATAGCGTATGTTCACCCGACGGCGGGGGAAAGGTATTATCTCCGTCTTCTACTGAATATCGTAAAGGGGCCAACTTCGTTTGATGATCTCAAGAGGATCAACGAAGTAGTATACCCATCGTATAAGGAAGCTTGCTATGCTTATGGTTTACTAAGTAATGATAAAGAGTGGCATGAGGCATTAAACGAGGCAAATCGATGGGCAATGCCGTCACAGCTCAGAGAATTATTAGTTACATTAATATTATTTTGCGAAGTAACAGATGTAAAGACGCTCTGGGAGAATAGTTATAGTATGCTATCAGACGATATCGAGAGAAATAAAAGGAGGGCTTTCAACCACCCCACACTTGTACTTCAGGAGGATGTGAAGAGATCATACACATTGATTGAAATAGATAAAGTACTCATGAGATATGGAAAGTCACTGAAGGACATCAAAGAAATGCCACTTCCTAGCTTTGATGACTTAAAGGGCGTGGAAAATAAGCTGGTAAGGGAGGAACAAATGTATGACCACGAACAACTACACCAAGAATGGTCAGGAAAAGTGCACCAATTAAACACGGAACAATTGCATGTTTATGAGGAGGTTGTAGACGCTGCGTACCATAATAAAGGTGGGGTTATGTTCCTTTATGGGCACGGAGGGACAGGCAAGACGTTCTTATATAGTCGCCTTGGAAAGTTCATAGTGGAAGGGAAAATAATCACGGGGTCCAAAGTCGGACAAAAAGTGATAATCCCGAGAATAGTGATGACTTCATTGGATACAAAGATCCCTTTCATTCTTAAACGTCGGCAGTATTCATTAAGGCCATGCTACGCCATGACGATAAACAAGAGTCAAGGGCAGTCGCTTGATTATGTTGGGGTGTACCTACCAAAGCCAGTATTTAGTCACGGCCAACTTTATGTAGCAGCGTCGAGGACAACATTACCCGAGGTATTGAGGTTCTACATTGACGATATGGACCAGATGTATCCGGGGGACACGAGGAATATTGTTTACAAGGAAGTCTTCACGAATCTACCAAATTAG